One stretch of Paramormyrops kingsleyae isolate MSU_618 chromosome 4, PKINGS_0.4, whole genome shotgun sequence DNA includes these proteins:
- the map7d2b gene encoding uncharacterized protein map7d2b isoform X8 yields MPPSPQRSMYQRSLSHTDDKRTRTESPAGTSDFAKTEPLGAERCTISLPSSSPIRRPESPATPTRRPSLRTPNQGPGTPRRIKSSLPGRRGQSPCPGGLYPPSPLKNGSAYNGTENRKLDGEEKGARNHVPSERRSSRTETPERKMPRPASRELAADASPVTPTGKPVAGTTDAEEATRILAERRRQARLQKEQEEKQRREQEEEERLRKEELRRQQEEEERLLEEKRQREEQERRHALEEERWLKEQRWRDLQAQLEREREEVEFRAQKEAERKRIEREMLKLQEEQERLQRKKRIEEIMKRTRKTDPETKKDAVWVEPSCPVSLPQSVSSSLHDLRAGTGEVNMQTNVQVSGRSFGQLGPPGPPVSCLIGQGVDDLADEVQAMDVSPVSKEELLPVQGFLPAEIQNKSTSSGQVLDDLLRLTGFVSNPKLAPEASLGDCNKNVIEGFCPSADSQMIQSLTQRSGTLSLQ; encoded by the exons A TGCCTCCTAGCCCTCAGAGGTCCATGTACCAGCGCTCTCTAAGTCATACTGACGACAAGAGGACCAGAACTGAATCACCAGCTGGAACCTCTGACTTCGCTAAG ACAGAGCCACTGGGTGCAGAGAGATGCACTATCAGCCTGCCCAGCAGCTCCCCCATCAGGCGCCCTGAGTCACCCGCCACCCCGACCAGGCGACCCTCTCTCCGCACCCCTAACCAGGGCCCTGGCACACCCAGAAG GATAAAATCTTCCCTTCCCGGGAGGCGAGGCCAGTCGCCCTGCCCTGGGGGGCTGTACCCCCCATCACCACTGAAAAATGGCTCTGCTTACAACGGCACAGAAAATAGAAAGCTAGATGGGGAAGAGAAGGGGGCCAGAAACCACGTCCCCTCTGAGAGGAGGTCATCAAGGACAGAGACTCCCGAGAGGAAGATGCCCAGGCCGGCGAGCAGAGAGCTGGCTGCAG ATGCATCCCCAGTGACGCCCACAGGAAAACCTGTTGCCGGGACAACAGATGCAGAGGAAGCCACTAGAATCCTGGCAGAGAGACGACGCCAGGCCCGTTTGcagaaggagcaggaggagaagcagcggcgtgagcaggaggaagaggagag GCTGAGAAAGGAGGAACTGAGAAGGcagcaggaggaagaggaacGTCTCCTAGAGGAGAAGAGGCAGAGGGAGGAGCAGGAGCGGAGACATGCACTGGAGGAGGAACGATGGCTCAAGGAGCAACGCTGGAGGGATCTGCAGGCCCAGCTGGAGAGAGAG AGAGAGGAGGTGGAATTTCGGGCCCAGAAGGAGGCAGAACGTAAGCGCATTGAGAGGGAGATGCTGAAActgcaggaagagcaggagAGACTGCAGAGGAAAAAG AGGATTGAAGAGATCATGAAGAGGACCAGGAAGACAGATCCTGAGACCAAG AAGGATGCTGTTTGGGTGGAGCCGTCatgtcctgtctctctcccgCAGTCTGTCTCGTCCTCCCTACATGACCTCAGAG CAGGTACAGGGGAAGTCAACATGCAGACAAATGTCCAGGTGAGTGGGCGGAGCTTCGGGCAGCTGGGGCCACCGGGGCCGCCAGTGTCCTGTCTCATTGGCCAGGGAGTGGACGACCTTGCTGATGAAGTTCAGGCCATGGATGTCAG CCCAGTCTCTAAGGAGGAGCTCCTCCCTGTCCAGGGATTCTTGCCTGCTGAGATCCAAAACAAGAGCACGAGCAGTGGGCAGGTCCTGGATGACCTGCTGCGCCTCACGGGCTTCGTGTCCAATCCTAAGCTTGCTCCTGAGGCCAGCCTGGGTGACTGCAACAAAAACGTGATTGAGGGCTTCTGCCCTAGCGCTGACTCACAGATGATCCAGTCTCTGACCCAGAGGTCAGGCACCCTCAGCCTGCAGTAG
- the map7d2b gene encoding uncharacterized protein map7d2b isoform X1, whose product MEQPVPSLRRRSDGSVRENLFFPVLEQNMQQKLVSLSQWGPENSDPRIKRWTWAGTDTPPEGTYGSSLTPDLETLPGIIDEYMPPSPQRSMYQRSLSHTDDKRTRTESPAGTSDFAKTEPLGAERCTISLPSSSPIRRPESPATPTRRPSLRTPNQGPGTPRRIKSSLPGRRGQSPCPGGLYPPSPLKNGSAYNGTENRKLDGEEKGARNHVPSERRSSRTETPERKMPRPASRELAADASPVTPTGKPVAGTTDAEEATRILAERRRQARLQKEQEEKQRREQEEEERLRKEELRRQQEEEERLLEEKRQREEQERRHALEEERWLKEQRWRDLQAQLEREREEVEFRAQKEAERKRIEREMLKLQEEQERLQRKKRIEEIMKRTRKTDPETKKDAVWVEPSCPVSLPQSVSSSLHDLRAGTGEVNMQTNVQVSGRSFGQLGPPGPPVSCLIGQGVDDLADEVQAMDVSPVSKEELLPVQGFLPAEIQNKSTSSGQVLDDLLRLTGFVSNPKLAPEASLGDCNKNVIEGFCPSADSQMIQSLTQRSGTLSLQ is encoded by the exons ATGGAGCAGCCAGTGCCCAGCCTGCGTCGCCGCAGCGATGGCTCTGTCAGGGAGAACCTCTTTTTCCCCGTGCTCGAGCAGAACATGCAGCAGAAACTGGTGTCGCTCTCCCAGTGGGGCCCTGAGAACAGCGACCCCCGCATCAAGCGCTGGACCTGGGCAGGCACTGATACCCCCCCAGAGG GTACCTACGGAAGCAGCCTCACTCCGGATCTTGAGACCCTGCCTGGAATCATCGATGAATACA TGCCTCCTAGCCCTCAGAGGTCCATGTACCAGCGCTCTCTAAGTCATACTGACGACAAGAGGACCAGAACTGAATCACCAGCTGGAACCTCTGACTTCGCTAAG ACAGAGCCACTGGGTGCAGAGAGATGCACTATCAGCCTGCCCAGCAGCTCCCCCATCAGGCGCCCTGAGTCACCCGCCACCCCGACCAGGCGACCCTCTCTCCGCACCCCTAACCAGGGCCCTGGCACACCCAGAAG GATAAAATCTTCCCTTCCCGGGAGGCGAGGCCAGTCGCCCTGCCCTGGGGGGCTGTACCCCCCATCACCACTGAAAAATGGCTCTGCTTACAACGGCACAGAAAATAGAAAGCTAGATGGGGAAGAGAAGGGGGCCAGAAACCACGTCCCCTCTGAGAGGAGGTCATCAAGGACAGAGACTCCCGAGAGGAAGATGCCCAGGCCGGCGAGCAGAGAGCTGGCTGCAG ATGCATCCCCAGTGACGCCCACAGGAAAACCTGTTGCCGGGACAACAGATGCAGAGGAAGCCACTAGAATCCTGGCAGAGAGACGACGCCAGGCCCGTTTGcagaaggagcaggaggagaagcagcggcgtgagcaggaggaagaggagag GCTGAGAAAGGAGGAACTGAGAAGGcagcaggaggaagaggaacGTCTCCTAGAGGAGAAGAGGCAGAGGGAGGAGCAGGAGCGGAGACATGCACTGGAGGAGGAACGATGGCTCAAGGAGCAACGCTGGAGGGATCTGCAGGCCCAGCTGGAGAGAGAG AGAGAGGAGGTGGAATTTCGGGCCCAGAAGGAGGCAGAACGTAAGCGCATTGAGAGGGAGATGCTGAAActgcaggaagagcaggagAGACTGCAGAGGAAAAAG AGGATTGAAGAGATCATGAAGAGGACCAGGAAGACAGATCCTGAGACCAAG AAGGATGCTGTTTGGGTGGAGCCGTCatgtcctgtctctctcccgCAGTCTGTCTCGTCCTCCCTACATGACCTCAGAG CAGGTACAGGGGAAGTCAACATGCAGACAAATGTCCAGGTGAGTGGGCGGAGCTTCGGGCAGCTGGGGCCACCGGGGCCGCCAGTGTCCTGTCTCATTGGCCAGGGAGTGGACGACCTTGCTGATGAAGTTCAGGCCATGGATGTCAG CCCAGTCTCTAAGGAGGAGCTCCTCCCTGTCCAGGGATTCTTGCCTGCTGAGATCCAAAACAAGAGCACGAGCAGTGGGCAGGTCCTGGATGACCTGCTGCGCCTCACGGGCTTCGTGTCCAATCCTAAGCTTGCTCCTGAGGCCAGCCTGGGTGACTGCAACAAAAACGTGATTGAGGGCTTCTGCCCTAGCGCTGACTCACAGATGATCCAGTCTCTGACCCAGAGGTCAGGCACCCTCAGCCTGCAGTAG